From a region of the Triticum aestivum cultivar Chinese Spring chromosome 7D, IWGSC CS RefSeq v2.1, whole genome shotgun sequence genome:
- the LOC123166140 gene encoding autophagy-related protein 2, with amino-acid sequence MGLLRGFSVGAVMKRMCKAVLKKGLGDLFLGELDLDQLDLQLTRGTLELTDLALNADYINSQLSGLSIMVKEGSIKSLLVKFPLQLKSCEIVVEDLELVLAPSVASEIPPVDAECSVSGNSSSRQTSVNTKRNESEKHCSTSASRDVDEGVKRIANAVKWFLTNFKIKFKNTYVVFDPQTILDNKISEFNRSLVFRVKEIEFGTNLSTDGLVKLNNFVTFHEAVIEFLKMDDVDVLLQNDLDKATADISSGHSTTSVLTGPIGGFSGTLNLSIPWSNGCLNLKKIDADVSVDSLELLLQISSIQWFMDVWDSLHRNQAREQIRPHNTADMSLSTSRSALSTLKSGSDSVMIRREDTDQIALSQNRQDKYQDSFLTKAHVIQDWIPELVVHEDQGDPDSDCDESIDQFFECFEELRNSQTNLGNSGIWDWTCSVFNAITFASTLASGSDQVPKEPPIEKMLRASIAEISVILLFSDEMDTGDSSVPVSLVNDMRNSEMFSSCLSSPPQFEQSMMYPATASSLNMHHLEAKCQNIHLELETYPKKLGFKALIAHMKLDEYYSTNHDSNHSHFGTAFLNNNFCREVQAALPQFPFAAQDYWVETVGSSSRRSEKFIKVELLKTFGESTFHYDVSSTDQDGNSVSTTSLSIYLAPLTLWVHFHTVYMILNFISKVESDVFHGEHRLNRDGDERNSKLANTSSSDSLKVQIAPSHARIVFCFPSEPSWDLSRPSILDKFLVIDHTTSHNSTEASSPLRNERFNDVHPSTQSTSLHLATGNFDIYLVKPSSALDGICALSRQTFSALKILSVTRSDYNDSSIRMIRKNHPVTCPEMVDKAWSLPSLHDQKITQKENNKWVGVASSTTSQDLVDSSLSIRQELIRSTEFLLHVQLPCVSVHLNKKDCGLLNQLLDQVLDGLSDEAPGSSENGKDKNNEIAIQTSVIFECSMLDICTELDETVEVGPSLQTELEDSWNRLKLSVSKLSLCSFSNVGGVNNTSFLWVNHGEGELWGSVTGTDDKTCEELKDFLLVICKDSASRRGDGEGNNVLSFGTAGCSVTHIRNPNLQENYTSVNVRSGTIVAPGGRMDWISGISSLFTSGSSGTEQSDNSSSTNNSQAGEPFWSSFFLELTDVALSYEPHLKNSSFNADAPDCKFFSCLLAASSFKLHNKSASDSAATDFDIQLRDLGLLICESSGSKNVTCGYDVDYLRQLGYAKIGHNTFIEAALRTDTSFWKLEISESQFDIGTCRDTTHGLVRLVSQLQKLYAPDMRDALAHLQSRWNIVQQANAQNMPSDASDMSESTDNLADSGECKSDGLLDDIIEDAFYTDQAYTDYNFWDKNCHNSLSSSEMNAEYEMNMANPEAADVGVSHIVTPEANTAQIPIKQNSCPEQIIDSYYMPDLLNSSLSSSPCNVNHQSSGDDARKTMNCDDGGWYNNSPLTIVENHVYKRNSPHGEHVFQQEGKPAVCSLNSDESCNLKGKILIHDIDVKWRMYAGDDWPLAHNDSTSHPCSNGRDRSSSLEFIVSGLGVQFDMYPDGAVSVSRLSISAQDLNLCDQNMHAPWKMVLGCYNSKDYPRESCSTAFKLELESVRPEPQAPLEDYRLCLEILPLQLHLDQGQLNFLISFFQNDSSNNNPHVPCENEIVGMDSTTYGSTTIVDEALLPFFQKFDVKPLVLHINYIPRQFDPIALGKGNYAELLNILPWKGIDLKLKNVSAMGVYGWNSICETVAAEWLEDISKNQVHKVLKGLPPIKSLVAVGSGTKKLVSLPIKSYKKDRKLLKGMQRGAVAFIRSVSIEAVGLGVHLAAGAHDMLLKTERALTAVPPPLTSREAKKPKENIRANQPEGAQQGLKQAYESLTDGLGRTASALIGNPIKVYNRGGSTGSILATAICGAPAAAVAPVSASARAMHYALLGLRNSLDPEHKKESAYKYSGPSQ; translated from the exons ATGGGGCTGCTGCGGGGGTTCTCGGTGGGGGCCGTGATGAAGCGGATGTGCAAGGCGGTGCTGAAGAAGGGGCTCGGGGATCTGTTCCTCGGCGAGCTCGACCTCGACCAGCTCGACCTGCAGCTCACCCGCGGCACGCTCGAGCTCACCGACCTCGCGCTCAACGCCGACTACATCAACAGCCAG CTATCAGGATTATCTATCATGGTGAAAGAAGGATCAATAAAATCTCTGCTGGTTAAATTTCCTCTACAGTTAAAGAGTTGTGAGATCGTAGTGGAAGACTTGGAGCTTGTGCTTGCTCCATCCGTTGCTAGTGAAATTCCACCTGTAGATGCTGAATGCTCTGTTTCTGGTAATAGTAGCTCCAGACAGACATCAGTCAACACCAAAAGAAATGAATCTGAGAAGCACTGTTCTACATCTGCATCTCGAGATGTGGATGAGGGTGTCAAGAGAATAGCCAATGCTGTCAAGTGGTTTCTTACAAACTTCAAAATCAAGTTTAAAAATACATATGTTGTATTTGATCCTCAGACCATTTTGGATAACAAGATCTCAGAATTTAATCGGTCACTAGTTTTCCGGGTTAAAGAGATAGAATTTGGAACTAATCTTTCAACAGATGGTCTTGTCAAGCTGAATAATTTCGTAACGTTCCATGAGGCGGTGATCGAGTTCTTGAAAATGGATGATGTTGATGTACTTCTTCAGAATGATTTGGATAAGGCAACAGCTGACATCTCATCAGGTCATAGTACTACCTCGGTCTTGACAGGTCCTATTGGTGGATTCTCAGGGACATTGAACTTAAGCATCCCGTGGAGTAATGGATGCTTGAACCTTAAGAAAATCGACGCGGATGTATCTGTTGATTCATTAGAATTGCTGTTACAAATCAGCAGTATCCAGTGGTTCATGGATGTGTGGGATTCTCTCCATAGAAATCAAGCACGTGAACAGATTCGTCCCCATAATACGGCAGATATGTCCTTGAGCACCTCCAGATCTGCCTTAAGCACTTTGAAATCAGGTTCAGACTCAGTGATGATCCGGAGGGAAGACACAGACCAGATTGCACTTTCACAAAACAGGCAAGACAAATATCAGGATTCTTTCCTAACTAAGGCACATGTTATTCAAGACTGGATTCCGGAGCTCGTTGTCCACGAGGATCAAGGTGACCCTGATTCAGATTGTGACGAAAG CATTGATCAGTTCTTTGAATGTTTTGAAGAACTGAGGAACTCCCAGACTAATTTAGGAAATAGCGGCATATGGGACTGGACGTGTTCAGTATTCAACGCAATTACTTTTGCATCCACTTTAGCTTCTGGATCAGATCAAGTTCCTAAAG AACCGCCGATTGAGAAAATGTTACGGGCTTCCATCGCTGAGATATCTGTTATTCTCTTGTTCAGTGATGAAATGGATACTGGCGATTCCAGTGTTCCTGTCAGTCTCGTCAATGATATGAGAAATTCCGAAATGTTCTCGAGCTGCCTTTCCTCCCCCCCGCAGTTTGAACAATCGATGATGTATCCTGCTACTGCTTCCAGCTTAAATATGCATCATCTTGAAGCCAAGTGTCAGAACATTCATCTTGAACTCGAG ACATATCCCAAAAAATTAGGGTTCAAGGCATTGATTGCCCACATGAAGCTTGACGAATACTACAGTACTAACCATGATTCAAATCACTCACACTTTGGCACTGCTTTCTTAAATAATAATTTCTGTAGAGAAGTTCAAGCTGCTCTCCCTCAATTTCCATTTGCTGCTCAAGATTATTGGGTGGAAACAGTTGGAAGCTCTTCCCGCCGTTCAGAAAAATTCATTAAGGTTGAGCTGCTAAAAACATTTGGTGAGTCCACATTCCATTATGATGTCAGTAGCACAGATCAAGATGGCAACTCAGTAAGCACAACTTCACTGTCTATATATTTGGCTCCTTTGACTTTGTGGGTGCACTTCCATACAGTATACATGATACTGAATTTTATCAGTAAAGTCGAGTCTGATGTGTTTCATGGAGAGCATAGACTTAATAGGGATGGGGATGAAAGAAACAGCAAACTGGCTAATACTTCCTCAAGTGACTCTCTGAAGGTTCAAATAGCTCCATCACATGCAAGAATCGTCTTTTGCTTTCCTTCTGAGCCCTCATGGGATTTAAGTCGCCCGTCCATCCTGGATAAGTTCCTTGTCATCGACCACACAACATCTCATAACTCAACAGAAGCCTCTTCCCCACTTCGAAATGAAAGGTTTAATGATGTTCATCCAAGCACACAATCTACTTCACTCCATTTGGCTACCGGGAACTTTGACATCTACTTGGTTAAACCCTCCAGTGCATTGGATGGTATATGTGCTTTGAGTAGGCAAACTTTCTCTGCTCTGAAGATTTTATCTGTGACTAGATCCGATTATAATGACTCCAGCATTAGAATGATCCGAAAAAACCACCCTGTAACTTGCCCTGAGATGGTGGACAAAGCTTGGAGTTTGCCGAGCCTACATGATCAGAAGATTACTCAGAAAGAAAATAACAAATGGGTCGGCGTTGCCTCTTCTACAACTTCACAAGATCTTGTAGATTCAAGTCTCAGTATTCGCCAGGAACTCATTCGGAGCACTGAATTCTTGCTACATGTTCAACTTCCTTGTGTTTCGGTTCATCTCAATAAGAAGGATTGTGGACTACTTAATCAGCTGCTAGATCAGGTACTCGATGGGCTTTCAGATGAAGCACCAGGCAGTTCTGAAAATGGCAAGGACAAAAACAACGAAATTGCCATTCAAACATCTGTCATTTTTGAATGCAGCATGTTGGATATTTGTACTGAGTTGGATGAAACTGTGGAAGTTGGTCCATCGTTGCAGACAGAACTAGAAGATTCTTGGAATCGTCTCAAGTTATCTGTTTCAAAATTGTCTCTGTGCTCCTTCTCTAATGTTGGTGGGGTCAACAATACCAGTTTTCTTTGGGTGAATCATGGTGAAGGTGAGCTTTGGGGTTCGGTTACCGGTACAGATGATAAAACCTGTGAAGAACTCAAAGATTTTCTTCTAGTTATTTGCAAGGATTCTGCTAGCAGGCGGGGCGATGGTGAAGGTAACAATGTATTGTCTTTTGGTACTGCTGGCTGTTCCGTGACCCACATCAGGAACCCAAACCTACAAGAGAATTATACTTCTGTCAATGTTCGTTCTGGGACAATTGTGGCACCTGGTGGACGTATGGATTGGATCAGTGGAATATCTTCGCTGTTCACTTCAGGTTCAAGTGGAACTGAACAATCCGATAACAGTAGTAGCACAAATAATTCACAGGCTGGTGAACCATTTTGGTCCTCTTTTTTTCTTGAGTTAACCGATGTTGCTCTGAGCTATGAACCTCACCTGAAAAATTCCTCATTCAATGCTGACGCTCCGGACTGCAAGTTTTTCTCATGCCTTTTAGCTGCATCATCATTTAAACTTCATAATAAATCTGCATCAGATTCTGCAGCTACTGATTTTGATATCCAACTGCGAGATCTCGGGCTTCTCATTTGTGAATCGTCTGGTTCCAAAAATGTCACTTGTGGTTATGATGTTGATTACCTTCGTCAATTGGGCTATGCTAAGATTGGCCATAACACATTCATTGAAGCTGCTCTAAGAACTGATACTTCCTTTTGGAAACTTGAAATATCCGAGTCACAATTTGATATTGGGACATGTCGTGATACAACACATGGTCTTGTTCGTTTGGTTTCCCAACTACAAAAGCTATATGCTCCGGATATGCGGGATGCTTTAGCTCATCTTCAATCTAGGTGGAATATTGTCCAACAGGCAAACGCACAAAACATGCCCAGTGATGCATCAGATATGTCAGAGAGCACTGACAACTTGGCAGATTCTGGAGAGTGCAAGTCAGATGGTCTGCTTGATGACATAATTGAGGATGCTTTTTACACTGACCAGGCCTACACAGACTACAATTTTTGGGACAAAAATTGTCATAACTCATTGAGCAGCAGTGAAATGAACGCTGAATATGAGATGAATATGGCTAACCCTGAGGCAGCTGATGTCGGTGTTTCACACATAGTCACCCCAGAAGCGAATACTGCCCAAATACCAATTAAGCAGAATTCCTGTCCTGAGCAGATCATTGACTCTTATTATATGCCTGATCTTCTCaattcatcattgtcatcatctcCTTGTAATGTAAACCATCAGTCATCTGGCGATGATGCTCGTAAAACCATGAACTGTGATGATGGTGGATGGTACAACAATAGCCCCTTGACGATAGTTGAAAACCATGTTTACAAAAGGAACAGCCCACATGGAGAACATGTGTTCCAACAAGAAGGCAAGCCTGCTGTTTGCAGCTTGAATTCTGATGAATCTTGCAATCTGAAAGGCAAGATTCTTATTCATGATATAGATGTTAAGTGGCGAATGTATGCTGGTGATGACTGGCCATTGGCTCACAATGATTCAACTAGCCACCCATGCTCAAATGGAAGAGATAGGAGTTCTTCTTTGGAATTCATCGTGTCAGGACTCGGTGTGCAATTTGATATGTATCCAGATGGGGCCGTTTCTGTTTCTAGGTTATCCATCTCCGCACAGGACCTAAATCTTTGTGACCAAAATATGCATGCTCCATGGAAAATG GTTCTTGGATGCTACAACTCAAAGGATTACCCAAGAGAATCTTGCTCCACTGCATTCAAGTTAGAACTAGAGTCTGTAAGACCTGAACCACAGGCTCCTCTAGAAGACTACAG GTTATGCCTTGAGATTTTGCCTCTTCAATTGCATCTTGATCAAGGGCAACTGAACTTCCTCATCAGTTTCTTCCAGAATGACTCAAGTAACAACAACCCTCATGTGCCTTGTGAAAATGAGATTGTTGGTATGGACAGCACAACCTACGGAAGCACTACAATTGTGGATGAGGCATTACTTCCCTTTTTCCAG AAATTCGATGTGAAGCCTCTGGTTCTGCATATCAATTATATTCCTCGCCAGTTTGATCCTATTGCACTAGGTAAAGGAAATTACGCAGAGCTTCTCAACATCCTTCCATGGAAG GGAATCGATTTAAAGCTTAAGAATGTTTCTGCAATGGGTGTTTATGGGTGGAATAGTATATGTGAAACAGTAGCTGCAGAGTGGCTGGAGGACATCTCCAAGAATCAG GTCCATAAAGTGTTAAAAGGGCTTCCTCCTATAAAGTCATTAGTTGCCGTCGGTTCAGGCACTAAGAAATTGGTTTCCTTACCAATCAAAAGCTACAAGAAGGACCGGAAGTTGCTCAAGGGAATGCAAAGAG GTGCTGTTGCTTTCATCAGAAGTGTATCCATCGAAGCTGTAGGCCTTGGTGTCCATTTGGCAGCGGGAGCTCATGATATGCTTTTGAAGACAGAGCGTGCCCTTACAGCTGTTCCACCGCCTTTAACCTCACGTGAAGCAAAAAAACCCAAAGAAAATATAAGAGCTAACCAGCCTGAAGGTGCACAACAAGGGTTGAAGCAG GCCTATGAAAGTTTAACTGATGGGCTTGGAAGGACAGCTTCTGCTTTGATTGGGAATCCTATCAAGGTTTATAATCGTGGGGGTAGCACTGGATCAATACTGGCTACTGCAATCTGTGGAGCTCCAGCTGCTGCAGTAGCTCCAGTATCAGCTTCTGCTCGTGCTATGCACTATGCACTTCTTGGGCTAAGGAACAG CCTTGATCCTGAACACAAGAAAGAATCTGCGTACAAATATTCCGGGCCTTCTCAATAG